The following are encoded together in the Pieris napi chromosome 17, ilPieNapi1.2, whole genome shotgun sequence genome:
- the LOC125057709 gene encoding transcriptional enhancer factor TEF-1 isoform X1, with product MMHPAGYYANLASGALAAGTIASPWSAAAGAPDTNGSGGADAKHLDVGDASDDEKDMSAADAEGVWSPDIEQSFQEALAIYPPCGRRKIILSDEGKMYGRNELIARYIKLRTGKTRTRKQVSSHIQVLARRKLREIQAKLKVDGGVMKEKAMQSMSTLSSAQIVAGLPHPAYHHTQFWQPGLQAGTSQDVKPFPGAGYKGVPGVGGVVPGGTDVAPPPPWEGRAIATHKLRLVEFSAFVEHPRDPDTYPPSTAPAQHLFVHIGGTVTYADPLLESVDVQQINDKFPEKKGGLKELYEKGPRNAFFLVKFWADLNTNNLDDPAAFYGVTSVYESNENMTITCSTKVCSFGKQVVEKVETEYARFEGGRFVYRIHRSPMCEYMVNFIHKLKHLPEKYMMNSVLENFTILQVVSNRDTQETLLCAAFVFEVSNSEHGAQHHIYRLVKD from the exons CGAGCGGCGCGCTCGCGGCCGGCACCATTGCGTCTCCGTGGAGCGCGGCGGCCGGCGCGCCCGATACCAATGGCTCGGGCGGCGCCGACGCCAAGCACCTCGACGTCGGAGATGCCAGCGACGATGAAAAG GATATGTCAGCGGCAGATGCGGAGGGAGTATGGAGTCCAGATATCGAGCAGAGCTTTCAAGAGGCACTGGCGATATACCCACCTTGTGGAAGACGGAAGATCATTCTATCGGACGAGGGCAAGATGTACG GAAGAAACGAACTTATAGcaagatatataaaattaagaacgGGGAAAACGCGAACAAGAAAACAAGTATCATCCCACATACAGGTTCTAGCTAGGCGGAAACTTCGAGAGATACAAGCTAAGCTCAAAGTG GACGGTGGTGTGATGAAAGAAAAGGCGATGCAGTCTATGAGCACACTATCTAGCGCTCAAATAGTGGCGGGTTTGCCACACCCGGCGTACCATCACACG CAATTCTGGCAACCCGGTCTACAAGCTGGCACGTCACAAGA TGTAAAACCTTTCCCCGGTGCGGGTTACAAAGGTGTACCGGGAGTTGGCGGTGTTGTCCCGGGTGGGACGGATGTGGCTCCCCCTCCACCCTGGGAAGGAAGAGCGATAGCCACGCACAAACTGCGCTTAGTAGAGTTCTCAGCCTTTGTAGAACACCCTAGAGATCCTGATACG TATCCCCCGAGCACGGCGCCGGCGCAGCATCTCTTTGTACATATAGGTGGTACTGTTACGTATGCGGATCCCTTATTAGag TCGGTAGACGTGCAACAAATTAACGATAAATTCCCGGAGAAAAAGGGCGGTTTAAAGGAATTGTACGAGAAAGGTCCCCGTAATGCGTTCTTCCTTGTCAAGTTCTGGGCGGATCTCAATACAAACAATCTTGACGACCCTGCCGCATTCTATGGCGTCACTAGTGT TTATGAGAGCAACGAAAACATGACGATAACATGCAGTACTAAAGTATGTTCGTTTGGGAAACAAGTTGTTGAAAAAGTGGAGACTGAATACGCCCGGTTCGAGGGCGGGAGATTCGTATATCGCATACACCGTTCGCCCATGTGCGAATATATGGTCAATTTCATACACAAACTGAAACACTTACCTGAGAAATATATGATGAATAGCGTCTTGGAGAACTTTACAATATTACAG GTGGTTTCAAATCGAGATACTCAAGAGACATTACTTTGCGCCGCGTTCGTCTTCGAAGTGTCGAACAGCGAACACGGCGCGCAACACCATATATACAGGCTGGTCAAAGACTGA
- the LOC125057709 gene encoding transcriptional enhancer factor TEF-1 isoform X2 codes for MDCYYSRFYSRPSGALAAGTIASPWSAAAGAPDTNGSGGADAKHLDVGDASDDEKDMSAADAEGVWSPDIEQSFQEALAIYPPCGRRKIILSDEGKMYGRNELIARYIKLRTGKTRTRKQVSSHIQVLARRKLREIQAKLKVDGGVMKEKAMQSMSTLSSAQIVAGLPHPAYHHTQFWQPGLQAGTSQDVKPFPGAGYKGVPGVGGVVPGGTDVAPPPPWEGRAIATHKLRLVEFSAFVEHPRDPDTYPPSTAPAQHLFVHIGGTVTYADPLLESVDVQQINDKFPEKKGGLKELYEKGPRNAFFLVKFWADLNTNNLDDPAAFYGVTSVYESNENMTITCSTKVCSFGKQVVEKVETEYARFEGGRFVYRIHRSPMCEYMVNFIHKLKHLPEKYMMNSVLENFTILQVVSNRDTQETLLCAAFVFEVSNSEHGAQHHIYRLVKD; via the exons CGAGCGGCGCGCTCGCGGCCGGCACCATTGCGTCTCCGTGGAGCGCGGCGGCCGGCGCGCCCGATACCAATGGCTCGGGCGGCGCCGACGCCAAGCACCTCGACGTCGGAGATGCCAGCGACGATGAAAAG GATATGTCAGCGGCAGATGCGGAGGGAGTATGGAGTCCAGATATCGAGCAGAGCTTTCAAGAGGCACTGGCGATATACCCACCTTGTGGAAGACGGAAGATCATTCTATCGGACGAGGGCAAGATGTACG GAAGAAACGAACTTATAGcaagatatataaaattaagaacgGGGAAAACGCGAACAAGAAAACAAGTATCATCCCACATACAGGTTCTAGCTAGGCGGAAACTTCGAGAGATACAAGCTAAGCTCAAAGTG GACGGTGGTGTGATGAAAGAAAAGGCGATGCAGTCTATGAGCACACTATCTAGCGCTCAAATAGTGGCGGGTTTGCCACACCCGGCGTACCATCACACG CAATTCTGGCAACCCGGTCTACAAGCTGGCACGTCACAAGA TGTAAAACCTTTCCCCGGTGCGGGTTACAAAGGTGTACCGGGAGTTGGCGGTGTTGTCCCGGGTGGGACGGATGTGGCTCCCCCTCCACCCTGGGAAGGAAGAGCGATAGCCACGCACAAACTGCGCTTAGTAGAGTTCTCAGCCTTTGTAGAACACCCTAGAGATCCTGATACG TATCCCCCGAGCACGGCGCCGGCGCAGCATCTCTTTGTACATATAGGTGGTACTGTTACGTATGCGGATCCCTTATTAGag TCGGTAGACGTGCAACAAATTAACGATAAATTCCCGGAGAAAAAGGGCGGTTTAAAGGAATTGTACGAGAAAGGTCCCCGTAATGCGTTCTTCCTTGTCAAGTTCTGGGCGGATCTCAATACAAACAATCTTGACGACCCTGCCGCATTCTATGGCGTCACTAGTGT TTATGAGAGCAACGAAAACATGACGATAACATGCAGTACTAAAGTATGTTCGTTTGGGAAACAAGTTGTTGAAAAAGTGGAGACTGAATACGCCCGGTTCGAGGGCGGGAGATTCGTATATCGCATACACCGTTCGCCCATGTGCGAATATATGGTCAATTTCATACACAAACTGAAACACTTACCTGAGAAATATATGATGAATAGCGTCTTGGAGAACTTTACAATATTACAG GTGGTTTCAAATCGAGATACTCAAGAGACATTACTTTGCGCCGCGTTCGTCTTCGAAGTGTCGAACAGCGAACACGGCGCGCAACACCATATATACAGGCTGGTCAAAGACTGA
- the LOC125057709 gene encoding protein scalloped isoform X3 yields MMHPAGYYANLASGALAAGTIASPWSAAAGAPDTNGSGGADAKHLDVGDASDDEKDMSAADAEGVWSPDIEQSFQEALAIYPPCGRRKIILSDEGKMYGRNELIARYIKLRTGKTRTRKQVSSHIQVLARRKLREIQAKLKVQFWQPGLQAGTSQDVKPFPGAGYKGVPGVGGVVPGGTDVAPPPPWEGRAIATHKLRLVEFSAFVEHPRDPDTYPPSTAPAQHLFVHIGGTVTYADPLLESVDVQQINDKFPEKKGGLKELYEKGPRNAFFLVKFWADLNTNNLDDPAAFYGVTSVYESNENMTITCSTKVCSFGKQVVEKVETEYARFEGGRFVYRIHRSPMCEYMVNFIHKLKHLPEKYMMNSVLENFTILQVVSNRDTQETLLCAAFVFEVSNSEHGAQHHIYRLVKD; encoded by the exons CGAGCGGCGCGCTCGCGGCCGGCACCATTGCGTCTCCGTGGAGCGCGGCGGCCGGCGCGCCCGATACCAATGGCTCGGGCGGCGCCGACGCCAAGCACCTCGACGTCGGAGATGCCAGCGACGATGAAAAG GATATGTCAGCGGCAGATGCGGAGGGAGTATGGAGTCCAGATATCGAGCAGAGCTTTCAAGAGGCACTGGCGATATACCCACCTTGTGGAAGACGGAAGATCATTCTATCGGACGAGGGCAAGATGTACG GAAGAAACGAACTTATAGcaagatatataaaattaagaacgGGGAAAACGCGAACAAGAAAACAAGTATCATCCCACATACAGGTTCTAGCTAGGCGGAAACTTCGAGAGATACAAGCTAAGCTCAAAGTG CAATTCTGGCAACCCGGTCTACAAGCTGGCACGTCACAAGA TGTAAAACCTTTCCCCGGTGCGGGTTACAAAGGTGTACCGGGAGTTGGCGGTGTTGTCCCGGGTGGGACGGATGTGGCTCCCCCTCCACCCTGGGAAGGAAGAGCGATAGCCACGCACAAACTGCGCTTAGTAGAGTTCTCAGCCTTTGTAGAACACCCTAGAGATCCTGATACG TATCCCCCGAGCACGGCGCCGGCGCAGCATCTCTTTGTACATATAGGTGGTACTGTTACGTATGCGGATCCCTTATTAGag TCGGTAGACGTGCAACAAATTAACGATAAATTCCCGGAGAAAAAGGGCGGTTTAAAGGAATTGTACGAGAAAGGTCCCCGTAATGCGTTCTTCCTTGTCAAGTTCTGGGCGGATCTCAATACAAACAATCTTGACGACCCTGCCGCATTCTATGGCGTCACTAGTGT TTATGAGAGCAACGAAAACATGACGATAACATGCAGTACTAAAGTATGTTCGTTTGGGAAACAAGTTGTTGAAAAAGTGGAGACTGAATACGCCCGGTTCGAGGGCGGGAGATTCGTATATCGCATACACCGTTCGCCCATGTGCGAATATATGGTCAATTTCATACACAAACTGAAACACTTACCTGAGAAATATATGATGAATAGCGTCTTGGAGAACTTTACAATATTACAG GTGGTTTCAAATCGAGATACTCAAGAGACATTACTTTGCGCCGCGTTCGTCTTCGAAGTGTCGAACAGCGAACACGGCGCGCAACACCATATATACAGGCTGGTCAAAGACTGA